Proteins encoded by one window of Torulaspora delbrueckii CBS 1146 chromosome 2, complete genome:
- the LST8 gene encoding TOR complex subunit LST8 (similar to Saccharomyces cerevisiae LST8 (YNL006W); ancestral locus Anc_1.399), with translation MSVLLVSAGYDHTIRFWEALTGVCSRTIQHSDSQVNRLEITSDKKLLAAAGHQNVRLYDIRTTNPNPVASFEGHRGNVTSISFQQDNKWMVSSSEDGTIKVWDVRAPSVPRNYKHNAPVNEVVIHPNQGELISCDRDGNIRIWDLGENQCTHQLTPEDDTPLQSLSLASDGSMLVAANSKGNCYVWEMPNRTDASNLKPVTKFRSHATYITRILLSSDVKHLATCSADHTARVWSIDNNFELETTLDGHQRWVWDCAFSADSAYLVTASSDHYVRLWDLSTKEIVRQYGGHHKGAVCVALNDV, from the coding sequence ATGTCTGTACTGTTGGTCTCTGCGGGGTATGATCATACGATTAGGTTTTGGGAAGCGCTTACTGGGGTTTGTTCTAGAACGATCCAACACTCTGATTCGCAGGTGAATCGATTGGAGATTACTAGTGATAAGAAACTGCTTGCTGCTGCTGGACACCAGAATGTAAGACTTTATGACATCCGTACTACAAATCCGAACCCCGTGGCATCGTTTGAAGGTCATCGAGGAAATGTGACTTCGatatcttttcaacaggACAATAAATGGATGGTGTCGTCGAGTGAAGACGGGACTATAAAAGTTTGGGATGTAAGAGCACCTTCTGTACCGCGAAATTATAAGCATAACGCACCAGTAAATGAGGTAGTAATACACCCGAACCAGGGGGAGTTGATCTCTTGTGATCGAGATGGGAACATTAGGATATGGGATCTGGGTGAGAACCAGTGTACACATCAATTAACGCCAGAAGATGACACTCCATTGCAATCGTTGTCCTTGGCAAGTGATGGGTCTATGTTGGTCGCGGCGAACAGTAAAGGGAATTGCTATGTGTGGGAGATGCCGAATCGAACTGATGCCTCTAACTTGAAGCCAGTAACAAAGTTTCGTTCTCATGCTACGTATATTACTCGGATATTGCTGTCTTCGGACGTGAAGCATTTGGCGACTTGCTCTGCAGACCATACGGCAAGGGTGTGGTCTATCGACAACAATTTCGAGCTTGAGACCACGTTAGATGGTCATCAGAGATGGGTCTGGGATTGTGCATTCAGTGCGGATAGTGCCTATTTGGTGACTGCGTCTTCTGATCACTACGTGAGGTTATGGGATTTATCTACAAAAGAGATCGTAAGGCAATACGGCGGACACCATAAAGGTGCCGTTTGCGTTGCGCTCAATGATGTATAG
- the SIS1 gene encoding type II HSP40 co-chaperone SIS1 (similar to Saccharomyces cerevisiae SIS1 (YNL007C); ancestral locus Anc_1.398), whose product MVKETKLYDLLGVSPTANEQELKKGYRKAALKYHPDKPTGDTEKFKEISEAFEILNDSQKREIYDQYGLEAARNGGPAFGGASPGAGGFPGGAGGFSGGHGGHAFSNEDAFNIFSSFFGGSSPFAAGGDEGFGFSSFPGGSSGGTRFSSGGFPGGMPGGMPGGMPGGMPGGMPGGMPGGMPGGYRSGSASPSQVEEEVVSVNLPVSLEDLCAGKKKSFKIGRKGPNGTSEKTQIDIQLKQGWKAGTKITYKNEGDYNPRTGGRKTLQFVLQEKAHPLFKRDGDNLIYTLPLSFKESLLGFSKTIQTIDGRTLPISRVQPIQPSESSRYPGQGMPITKKPGQRGDLIVKYKIDYPISLNDAQKHAIDQNF is encoded by the coding sequence ATGGTCAAAGAAACTAAACTTTACGATTTATTGGGAGTATCACCTACTGCTAATGAacaagaattgaagaaaggttATAGAAAAGCTGCTCTGAAATACCATCCTGATAAGCCTACTGGTGACACTGAGAAGTTCAAGGAAATCTCGgaagcttttgaaattttgaatgacTCGCAAAAGAGAGAGATTTACGATCAATATGGTCTAGAGGCCGCTAGAAACGGTGGTCCAGCATTTGGTGGGGCTAGTCCCGGTGCTGGTGGTTTCCCTGGTGGAGCAGGCGGATTTTCGGGAGGTCATGGTGGACATGCGTTTAGTAACGAGGATGCATTTAacatcttttcatcgtTTTTCGGTGGTAGCTCTCCATTTGCAGCCGGTGGGGATGAAGGCTTCggattctcttctttcccAGGTGGTAGCAGTGGTGGGACCAGATTTAGTTCCGGTGGATTCCCAGGTGGTATGCCCGGCGGAATGCCTGGTGGTATGCCTGGTGGTATGCCTGGTGGCATGCCCGGTGGTATGCCCGGTGGCATGCCAGGCGGTTACAGATCAGGATCTGCTTCTCCATCGCaagtcgaagaagaagtggtttCTGTTAATTTACCTGTCAGCTTGGAAGATCTATGCGCaggtaagaagaagtcGTTCAAGATTGGTAGAAAGGGACCTAACGGTACTTCTGAGAAGACACAGattgatattcaattgaagcaagGTTGGAAAGCAGGTACTAAGATTACTTACAAAAATGAAGGTGACTATAACCCACGTACAGGTGGTAGAAAAACATTACAGTTCGTCTTACAGGAGAAGGCTCATCCTTTGTTCAAGAGAGATGGTGACAATTTGATCTACACTTTACCACTATCATTCAAGGAGTCACTTCTCGGGTTCTCAAAGACCATTCAAACCATTGACGGTAGGACTTTGCCAATATCAAGAGTCCAACCAATTCAACCTTCTGAATCTTCTAGGTATCCAGGTCAAGGTATGCCAATCACTAAGAAACCAGGTCAAAGAGGTGACTTGATTGTCAAATATAAGATTGACTAcccaatttctttgaacgATGCTCAAAAGCATgccattgatcaaaatttttAA
- the STP22 gene encoding ubiquitin-binding ESCRT-I subunit protein STP22 (similar to Saccharomyces cerevisiae STP22 (YCL008C); ancestral locus Anc_1.412) yields MNAAPDSQAVQLPEAVINWLFNVIQPIYQDPRGCFHDSVVALSRFKQLRPRTRVYTDSSGTSELLLCIYGNLCNDSSLPVLIWIPRSYRIEHPLIYVDLETLAGAPHALEQYVTANGEIHLPVLEQWNAETNNISDIVENLINLAAPAADEVTNASISPPPRPLPESLAPHVPPRPPRPPRPFDSSAAASREMSPRPPKIPIREDPLVNRPSHTAPPQIPERPPLTYSANLLDSELGAKHDLRHKKALENLQRTLNELTLHDSHSVQQNIEARKLAIEAAIKQFELTLDYEKASLQRTFKAIENTTTVLSRETQNIELQAEQVQKYEEIHGETPDPSSLMATENAVLNQLYELVAKDCALTDAVHTLGRLLNAGKIKLDIFVKKTRGLARQQFLIRMHMQKVINSLG; encoded by the exons ATGAATGCAGCTCCGGACAGCCAGGCCGTTCAATTGCCGGAAGCCGTGATAAATTGGCTGTTTAATGTCATTCAACCG ATATATCAAGATCCGAGAGGATGTTTTCATGATTCAGTCGTAGCGTTGAGTCGATTTAAGCAATTGAGGCCGAGAACAAGAGTATACACAGATTCGAGCGGTACATCTGAATTACTTCTTTGCATTTACGGTAATCTTTGCAATGACTCATCGCTGCCCGTGTTGATATGGATACCTAGAAGTTACCGAATTGAGCATCCTTTGATTTACGTCGATCTAGAAACGCTTGCTGGCGCACCTCATGCACTTGAGCAATATGTGACAGCTAATGGTGAGATCCACTTACCGGTCCTAGAACAATGGAACGCTGAAACGAATAACATCTCAGATATTGTGGAAAATCTTATTAATCTTGCAGCACCAGCGGCGGATGAAGTTACTAATGCTTCGATCTCTCCACCTCCTCGGCCACTCCCAGAGAGTTTGGCTCCACATGTGCCACCAAGACCACCGCGACCTCCCAGACCATTTGATTCGAGTGCGGCCGCTAGTAGGGAGATGTCACCAAGGCCTCCAAAAATCCCCATTAGAGAAGATCCTTTAGTCAATCGACCATCACATACTGCTCCTCCTCAGATTCCCGAAAGACCGCCTCTCACATACTCCGCAAACCTTCTAGATTCTGAGCTAGGTGCTAAACATGACTTAAGGCACAAGAAGGCGCTAGagaatttacaaagaacaCTCAACGAATTGACTTTACACGATTCACATAGCGTACAGCAAAATATCGAAGCTCGTAAATTGGCTATCGAAGCTGCCATCAAGCAGTTTGAGCTCACATTAGATTACGAAAAGGCATCGCTCCAGAGAACTTtcaaagcaattgaaaaCACGACAACAGTCCTCAGTCGAGAGACACAAAATATAGAACTACAGGCAGAACAAGTGCAAAAGTATGAAGAAATACACGGCGAAACACCggatccttcttctctgaTGGCTACAGAGAACGCCGTGTTGAATCAGCTGTACGAATTGGTCGCCAAGGATTGTGCTCTGACCGATGCAGTACATACCCTGGGACGCTTACTTAATGCTGGTAAGATCAAGCTCGATATATTTGTTAAAAAGACTCGAGGACTGGCACGACAACAATTCCTCATAAGAATGCATATGCAAAAGGTAATAAATTCTTTGGGGTAA
- the CBF5 gene encoding pseudouridine synthase CBF5 (similar to Saccharomyces cerevisiae CBF5 (YLR175W); ancestral locus Anc_1.397), with protein sequence MSKEHIIKPESTGPSADTSEWPLLLKNYDKLLVRSGHYTPIPVGSSPLKRDLKSYVSSGVINLDKPSNPSSHEVVAWIKRILRCEKTGHSGTLDPKVTGCLIVCIDRATRLVKSQQGAGKEYVCIVRLHDALKDEKDLGRSLENLTGALFQRPPLISAVKRQLRVRTIYDSNLIEFDNKRNLGVFWASCEAGTYMRTLCVHLGMLLGVGGHMQELRRVRSGALSENDDMVTLHDVLDAQWVYDNTRDESYLRRIIKPLETLLVGYKRIVVKDSAVNAVCYGAKLMIPGLLRYEDGIELYDEVVLITTKGEAIAVAIAQMSTVDLATCDHGVVAQVKRCIMERDLYPRRWGLGPIAQKKKQMKADGKLDKFGRVNESTPEEWKKNYVPLDNAEAPAAAKKSEPESTPLIEEVEKVEVEVVEDKAEDKGEEKKEKKEKKEKKEKKEKKEKKEKKEKKEKKRKSEGAQDEPEKKKKKSKA encoded by the coding sequence ATGTCTAAGGAACACATCATTAAGCCTGAATCTACTGGACCCTCCGCTGATACCAGCGAATGGccattgttgttgaagaactaTGACAAGCTATTGGTCAGAAGTGGTCATTACACTCCTATTCCTGTCGGTAGCTCTCCTCTAAAGAGAGATTTGAAGTCTTATGTGAGTTCTGGTGTTATCAATTTGGATAAACCATCCAATCCATCTTCTCACGAAGTTGTTGCTTGGATCAAGCGTATACTACGTTGCGAGAAGACCGGTCACTCTGGTACTCTGGATCCAAAAGTAACTGGTTGTTTGATTGTCTGTATCGATAGAGCTACCAGATTGGTTAAATCCCAACAAGGTGCGGGAAAAGAATATGTCTGTATTGTAAGATTACatgatgctttgaaagatgaaaaggatTTGGGTCGTTCTCTAGAGAATTTAACCGGTGCTTTGTTCCAAAGACCACCTTTAATCTCCGCTGTGAAACGTCAATTGCGTGTGCGTACCATTTACGATTCCAACTTGATCGAATTTGACAATAAGAGAAATCTTGGTGTTTTCTGGGCTTCTTGTGAAGCTGGTACTTATATGCGTACTCTTTGTGTTCACTTGGGTATGCTATTGGGTGTCGGTGGTCATATGCAAGAATTGCGTCGTGTTAGATCTGGTGCTCTATCAGAGAATGACGACATGGTCACTCTACATGACGTCTTGGATGCACAATGGGTTTACGACAACACCAGAGATGAATCCTATCTGAGAAGGATTATTAAACCTTTGGAGACTCTGCTTGTTGGTTACAAGAGAATAGTGGTCAAGGATTCCGCTGTCAATGCTGTATGTTACGGTGCTAAATTGATGATTCCAGGTTTGCTACGTTATGAGGACGGAATTGAGCTatatgatgaagttgttttGATCACCACCAAGGGTGAAGCCATCGCAGTTGCCATTGCTCAAATGTCTACTGTCGATTTGGCTACTTGCGATCACGGTGTTGTCGCTCAGGTCAAAAGATGTATAATGGAGAGAGATCTATACCCAAGAAGATGGGGGTTGGGTCCAATtgctcaaaagaagaaacaaaTGAAAGCTGATGGTAAGCTAGACAAATTCGGTCGTGTAAACGAAAGCACACCAGAAgaatggaagaagaactacGTTCCTCTAGATAATGCCGAAGCTCCAGCTGCTGCCAAGAAATCCGAACCTGAATCTACTcctttgattgaagaggttgaGAAAGTTGAAGTGGAAGTTGTAGAGGATAAGGCTGAGGATAAGggtgaagagaagaaggagaagaaggagaagaaggagaagaaagaaaagaaggagaagaaggaaaagaaggagaagaaagagaagaaagaaaagaagaggaagtcTGAAGGTGCTCAAGATGAGcctgaaaagaagaagaaaaagtcAAAGGCTTAA